The Agelaius phoeniceus isolate bAgePho1 chromosome 19, bAgePho1.hap1, whole genome shotgun sequence genome includes the window CATAAGTACAGGCTGGGTGAAGAATGGCTGGATCGAAATTAGCTCTGGGGACAAAGACTTGGGCATCTTCATGGATTAGAAGCTCAACATGACTCAGCCATGTGcacctgcagcccagaaagccaaccgtgtcctgggctgcatcaaaagaaaagTGACCAGCAACTTGAAAGAGGGGATTTTTGCCCTCTATTCTGCTCTTGTGAGACCCACGTggagtactgtgtccagttctggggcTCCCAACACAAGAACAATGCTGACAATGTTAGaatgagtccagaggagagccACTAAGTTGACGACAgtgctggagcacctctcctatgaagacaggctgagagagttggggctgtttagtctggagaagagaagacttTGGGGAGAACTGAGAGTCGCCTTGCAGTACCCAAAGGGGGCTTACAAGAAGGCTGAAGAGGGGCTACTCTCATGGCATGTAaatagtgacaggacaagggtgAACGGCCTTAACCTGAAGGAGGGTAATTTatttattaggaagaaattctttactgtaagGGCAGTGAGGCATTAGACCAGGTTGCCTAGATAGCTTGTGGACTCCCCATCTcaggaaatgttcaaggcccgGCTGAATGGGATTCGGAGTAACCTGGCCTACTGGAAGGTtctctgcctgtggcagggggattggaatGAGGTTatgtttaaggtcccttctaatcCAACTCATTTCCCCTGCAAATCTCTTTCCCTCCAATTGCAACAGGCCCATGGGAATCTGTTCAAATTATACTACAGTTACACACTGTTATTTGGTCACCATGAGTAAATACCAGCACTGGTTCACTGTCTTAAGAACTAAATTAATACAGCAGTCAATGAATTATTAGTTCTAACAAACTCAAGAGAAGATCCTGACTAGGCTGCTTTTGAGACTGTAAAGAAGTCAACCAAGCGGTCCTGTACTTGGAGCAGAGTGTTAAAAAGAGCATGTACGGAATGTGCCATTAAGCCAGACGGTACTATTGGCCCATATCACAAATTACACATCTGGATGTTTAAAGACCACTCAGAAAACAGCCCAAAGACCACTCAGAAAACTGCCCACTGCCCTCACAATGTTCACATTCTACAGGCCAGGCAGAACCAAAATGGATCTACAAGCCCGACTGTATTACTCGTATCTTGAAATGTTTACAATAGCGTCACCTGCACAATGAGCGACACATCACAAACGTAGCAAAAACATTAAAGATGTAGTTGCACCTAAAACGGTCAAGGGGCATTGCTGCATTTCTGTCTGTTACTGCAATAACTCATTTATCTGACTGTTAACAGAGACAAAGCATCTGAGATTTGCTCAGAACGCCAAAGACCTGGCATATACATTTTGCCACAAAACCATCTTTATATTAAAGTAAATGTTCAGGGAGAAGTCTGCATCACAGCCTCACATAATATCCAAGGTCAAAAAGGACCCCTGGAAATTACGTAGCCCAATCCCACTGCCCAAAGTACAGGCAACTAGAGCAAGCCACTCAGGACAATGTCCAGTTGGGCTCCAAGTAATTTGGAAAAGGGAGACTCCACCTCTTTGGGCAACCTGTTACATTCCTTGCCCACCTTCACAGCAAAAAAAAGTTTCCCCGTATGTCTAAACAGAATTTCCTGTATTTCAATTTGTGCCCACTCTCCAGTGTCCATTCACTGAATATTGCTGCAAACAGTCTGGCTGCACCTTCTTTACATTCTTCTAACAGGTATTTATTACAAGATCCATAACTATGCACAATTCTCCCCTTTGTTTTCAAACTACTTAAAAATACTTAAACATGAGAATTTCTGGTGGCAAGAATAGCAGTTCAGTGAACAGTATAAGATGGTGAAACTTGTACCaaagccagtacagaaaacctcacctaCACCCTATTCTTGCCCAGtcatttctgttcctgttcaTCCCTTGTGCAAGCACAAGTATCTGTGCAGCTACATGGTGAAACAACTCATTCAGCTTAAACTCCCCGCCACCCCAAATGCCACTTTGCTTTTATCACAATGGAATTGTTTCTCCAACCCACTTCACTCTGTCTTCATTAGATTGGGATGTCCAGTCTGAATATCCATATCCACCTGGCCCCCATCTAAAAAACTCTTCTTTCAAGCAGTAAGATTTCATACGTAAGAACATGTACTATCCAAAAGTAATTAACTCTCCCAATTAAATGATGAAGCTAAAAGGAACCAAGTTAATTTTTTGTCAATGTGCTCTGTCAACAAGGAACAAGTCCCTGGCAAAAATTATGCACTTGGAGCTCCCTCACAGTAGTGAGGCATGATGGAAAAACCCCTAGGTCACTGCAATAGTCCCCCTAACATACTGCTTTCCCAGAAATGTTGCAGAATGTCTACAGATTGGCTGATCTCCATTTTATAACTAAGACTGAAAGTAAATTGTACAAAGCCAAGCCACACACTGTTTAGGACAAGACTGTCAATATGCTGAGGAAGGAATGTTTTAGCTACAGCACAGAGTTAGAAACACATTTCACACTGTTAGCCCTAAAAAGAAACAATTTCTTTGCTaagtcactgtgagcagcaagGATGATTTCAGTGCTGACTATGAATCATTATTATTTATCCTCCTGCCATTCTCTTCAAATGAGCCTTCTGCAACATATTCAGCATCCATGTATGTGGCCTCTTATGGGCTCTGAATTAAGAGCACTGCACTACAACTTTCTTCACTACTGCACCTTCTATTCTTCACCAAATGCTTCTTGCCTTTTCTGCACCAATATTGTCTGCTCTGCTGATTTGGAAACAAGATTCACTACTGTCTCTTACTCCGCTTCTTCACTGATAATAGGTATAAGAAACTCAATGAGTCAGGAAGCTAAATCCCATAATAGTAGGTTAAAATGCTGCACCTCTAGAATTTTGCATCCTCTCATTGCTGTcaaggtaaaaataaaaatttctttacaCCCACATCATTCAGGCTAAATGTCAGGCATTTACATGAATGAACATCACCTGCAAAAACAGTATGAAATTACATAAATTACCTGGTAAGTTATTTTGGCAAATTAACTTTATCAAATCGCCCTCATTTTTTCCAAtacacagatttattttttttttacctgcgAAGTTGACATGCGAGAGGTATCTTGTCGGCCTGTTAAATCAGATGAGGAGATATTGACTGGGGCACCACGATGCAATCTCATACTCACTTTCCTTTCTCGTTCCATACCGGATACTGGCCGAGGAGAGGTGTTGGCTGTGAGAAGAACAGTATTAGATTCTCATAATGAGAAATGCCACGTTAACACAGTCACTGGAAAAATTACACTCTTGCTGTTTGCACATAAAAATTCCACATAACCAAATGAGGAATCAAGGCTGTTGTTTGACATTTCATAGAAATACAAGTATCAATTGCCAGGCAATGAGCGTATGTAAATACTTTCAATCTACTAAAAATCAAgggagaaaaaaccaaaccaaaaggCCTAACTCTGCCCAGACACAAACTGCCAATTAGAGTAGTCTACAAGAAGCACTTACCCAGCTACTTGCTGACTCACCAGCATGTGAAGTTGGGGTAAGGGGAGTAGGAGGAGCTACATCTTGCGTTCCTCTTATCCTGCCAGAAGCAGTGGAGGGTAATCCACGTACAGCTGGATTTCGTGTATGTCTTAATCTTTCCTCTCGTTCCCGCCTTTCACGCTCAGCAtcttcagctgctctgctcGCACCCTACGGATCAAGAGTAGTGAACAACTTCGGGGATTATTGAGCTTACAACTATTTGTTTATAAAAGTACTGAAAAAGAAGAACTGGACAATGTGTGAACCGAAGTTTGAGAAGGCACCGGCTGCTTTGGTAAAATTTCTTGAGAACTGCCGTAAGTTTTGTTCATACAGCTGCTCGGATAGTCTTCAAAATGTTAATGTACACGTGTACTGTTATGGCAGCTGGACACCTCCTCAAATGTAGCAAATGACCTATGTTAAAGATCAAGGTGGGAGAAAGTAGTAATTCCACAACCTAGCCTGGTGAGTGCCCTAAAGGATCTAAGAAGCCTTCCACATTAAAAGCCTTGTAACTGTAATTTAGCTGTCATCCAAGCCTTATAGCATGGATCCCATATCTCCGGCCTTTCTCCTCATTTCCTGATCTTTCTGTCTATACAGTAGAGTTACTAAGAGGAAATATGGAAGACAACCTTACAGTATTAGTTAAGGTACTCAAAACTAACAATGCAGTAACAGAACCCAACCAGAACAATTAACAATTCAAAGTTTTAGAAAGCTATGTGAGCTACTCACAAATTTCAGCATGTTCCAGTCAAATACATAGTCATAGGAGAATCCTTGCCGATGAAAAAGGTTTCTGAATAATTGCCTTAAATAGGAATAGTCCGGCTTGTCATCAAAACGCAAAGAACGGCAGAAATTCAAGTATGTGGCAAATTCAGCTGTAATTAAAGGAAACCTGTTTTTTATCAACAGCTTCACATTGGCTTTTTGTAAATCTAAGtcaaaaatacccaaaccaccccaaacctgAAAAGCAGGGAATCTTCTTAACATAAGAAAAAGAATAATGATCTAATACTAGAAATCCACTAAAGGAAACACTATCATGTCAAtcctgaaaaagaaattttttttctatcacagagcaggcagagatcTCATTTTTTCGACAGCACAGAGGACCCAATAACACAGTTCTTTAACCAACAGCTGGTGGGGGAGAAAAGGTTTAAAACTTTGCTTGGAACTTACTGAACACAATTTATTGTGGGACATGGAACAGCATTTCTTTGTTAAGACACAGAGATTCATGTCTGCTGTGtcacaaaacacacaaaaacttTATCTCCCAGGTAAGTCACGCcacatttttaatttacaaTAGTCTGAACACTTGTTTTTAAATGGCAAGCAAAAtattacaaaggaaaaaaaaaagaatactgTAGTGAATTCAGTGCACCAGAGAAAATCAGCAGTATCGAAATACTAGCTTTTGACTTTAGGTCTTCCCAAATGAAATAACAGAGTAATTTATATTAAGAAAGAAATTCTAACTAACGGCACAAGAGAATCTGATTAGCCTTCCCTGCCTGTAAACCCCAGAGAAAACATGTAATTTCTGAATGTAAAGGAACATGTATGAAGCAACATTTGAAACACATAAAAAATGATGCATTTTCAcacaacccaaacaaaaactaTAGTTCTTGTAACAAGAAGGTGAAGAGACAGAACTCTTTGTGAAATCAAAATAGTCTCTGATCACAGCTAGTGTTactacattttaaaacaaattgaaGTATCATTTTACAATACTCAAAAATGGCTTATTATTGTTTAGGTGTAAATAACAAACTGAGAAACAGAACTGCTCTGAGGCATGATGCTAGGATACAGCAGTGATTCATACACTTCTCACAAATTCTAATCCATCAGCAGGCAAAACCAGATGAACCTGGGACGGTAATTCCCAAGCAAAACAACTGCAGTAGAGCAGAGATGCATCTGACTACACAATCCAAGAAACAGTACCCACACAGATAGAGAAAAAGGCAGTTTGTTAAAATGCTATTTGTCTGTTGCAAATTATCCAGCCAACAGGCGCACAAAAAATACAGCACAAATTAGGGTACCATGCTACCCTTCCTCTTGAGGGCACTTGAACAGTTGAGACATGGAACCCCTAGAAATGCTCTATGAACACAAAAGATCTGTCTTCGGCATAGTATTTTTACCATACATGTGGTAAAATCATGGGGAGATaaggaaggggaagaggagaaggagagaaacAGATGGTGAAAAAGAGCAGTAGAATTTAACATAAGGAAAGGAGATGTACCACTAAAACATGAACACATAGTCCTAGTGTCACAGAAGAGTAACTTACAAGGATATCCTTTACACAAAACCTCAATGGGTGTagacattttcttttcactgaTACGTTCGTATTTCTGTCTCTTTGTTGCTGCTTTCAGTccctgccaggggagggagCCCAGGTTAAAATACATCAGTACATAGCCCAAGGACTCCAAGTCATCTCTGCGAGATTGCTCTACAACAGCATAAAAAAGTGAACTCATTAGGTTTCATTTTCTACTGGCAAAACAAAAGTCTGTGCAACAAGATTGTTATAAAAACCCTTACAAAAACAAGAGACAGCTGAGTGTTACTATGCCCATGACAAACTCATTCAGtaaaagaaaagccttttaTCCTtgcagttattaaaaaaaagtgctAATTCCCAAGCATTACAAACTCAGACCGAACAGACTGATATAGACTGAATACCACTTAATAAAGATATACAAGGCCACGCATGCTGTACTCTTAGTATCAAAAATAGGGACTGTCTCCTATGCCTCCACAAAGCAACATCCACTTGCACTAAAATTACATTCATCGACACTCTTGAAGTTTCTATTATTGCTTTCCCCAGCTCACCAATTCCAAGATGAGTGTTGATGGATGCATAACGGGCAGTTCCCGttaagtttttattttcacGATATGGAATATGTTGATGAGTTCGAGCATCTCGATACTTCTTTGCTAGACCAAAGTCTATTATGTAGACAAGATTGCCTTTCTTCCCCAGGCCCATTAAGAAGTTATCAGGCTTCACATCTCGGTGGATGAAGTTCTTAGAGTGAATATATTCAATTCGACTAATCTAAATAtagaaccacaaaaaaaaaaatcattgttgAGAGACTAAGCACACATCTTTTTCTGACAAAACCACTAGAAATGGTGTCTCAATAATGAAAGAGGCAACTCCCCTTTCTATTGTAAAATATAAGGGAATTAAAGAGAACATAATCTAGAAGACAACAGACAAACCTTCTTTCCAGCTGTTTGCCTGTGTGTATTTTACAAAACCAGGACAATCTGCTTCCAAAAACTTTCTTGGGGAAATTTCTTAGTCTTTGAGCAGTGCAACACCCGGTTTCCAAACAGTGCAGTTCCAGTTTTTAAAGAAGAATTGGTAATCACTTTTCATGGGATAGTTTGGATTTACAAAAACAGAGctacttttgatttttttctctattaatACAGCCAATTCCGCTCtaaattttagaaataaaatgtatatgataaaaaaaattcaatatcCCAACATATTTCACTATAAAGGTAACAAAGTCATTTCCTACCATTTGGTCAGCAAGTAATAGGACTGTCTTGAGACTAAATTTCCTTGAACAAAAATTGAAGAGATCTTCAAGACTCGGTCCCAACAACTCCATCACCATAACATTGTAGTCCCCTTCAGCTCCACACCACTTAATTGTGGGAATACCcactaggaaaaaataaatcatttatTCAGTATAACAATTTGATTTATATAATTCATGCACACAAATCTTCAAGGCTCTTAATATTAATTCTGAGTGTCATTACCATGAATGTTTCCATTTACAGCAAAGTTTAATATTTTATGTTCAGACATTCCAAATTAAATGTGGGACAACTTCCAGCATAATCAACACAAAATTATAGCAACAGAGGTCTAAAAatagccttttttcttttccccagaaaCCTTCTAGTCTTCATACTTATCTTGTAACTTTAAAGCATTGAGCATCTTCGTTGGATTTGAACCCTAAGCATTTTACCAAGAGTGATATTCATGTAGTCTCTAAGATGCAATAAGGCAGAAATCAGGAGTCTGAAAATAAAACCCTGACAAACCACTAGACACTATAGTCTAGGAAAGCCTTAGGAATTAAC containing:
- the CSNK1D gene encoding casein kinase I isoform X2, coding for MELRVGNRYRLGRKIGSGSFGDIYLGTDIAAGEEVAIKLECVKTKHPQLHIESKIYKMMQGGVGIPTIKWCGAEGDYNVMVMELLGPSLEDLFNFCSRKFSLKTVLLLADQMISRIEYIHSKNFIHRDVKPDNFLMGLGKKGNLVYIIDFGLAKKYRDARTHQHIPYRENKNLTGTARYASINTHLGIEQSRRDDLESLGYVLMYFNLGSLPWQGLKAATKRQKYERISEKKMSTPIEVLCKGYPSEFATYLNFCRSLRFDDKPDYSYLRQLFRNLFHRQGFSYDYVFDWNMLKFGASRAAEDAERERREREERLRHTRNPAVRGLPSTASGRIRGTQDVAPPTPLTPTSHAANTSPRPVSGMERERKVSMRLHRGAPVNISSSDLTGRQDTSRMSTSQGFLYLQRILSVANI
- the CSNK1D gene encoding casein kinase I isoform X3 → MELRVGNRYRLGRKIGSGSFGDIYLGTDIAAGEEVAIKLECVKTKHPQLHIESKIYKMMQGGVGIPTIKWCGAEGDYNVMVMELLGPSLEDLFNFCSRKFSLKTVLLLADQMISRIEYIHSKNFIHRDVKPDNFLMGLGKKGNLVYIIDFGLAKKYRDARTHQHIPYRENKNLTGTARYASINTHLGIEQSRRDDLESLGYVLMYFNLGSLPWQGLKAATKRQKYERISEKKMSTPIEVLCKGYPSEFATYLNFCRSLRFDDKPDYSYLRQLFRNLFHRQGFSYDYVFDWNMLKFGASRAAEDAERERREREERLRHTRNPAVRGLPSTASGRIRGTQDVAPPTPLTPTSHAANTSPRPVSGMERERKVSMRLHRGAPVNISSSDLTGRQDTSRMSTSQNSIPFEHHGK
- the CSNK1D gene encoding casein kinase I isoform X4; amino-acid sequence: MMQGGVGIPTIKWCGAEGDYNVMVMELLGPSLEDLFNFCSRKFSLKTVLLLADQMISRIEYIHSKNFIHRDVKPDNFLMGLGKKGNLVYIIDFGLAKKYRDARTHQHIPYRENKNLTGTARYASINTHLGIEQSRRDDLESLGYVLMYFNLGSLPWQGLKAATKRQKYERISEKKMSTPIEVLCKGYPSEFATYLNFCRSLRFDDKPDYSYLRQLFRNLFHRQGFSYDYVFDWNMLKFGASRAAEDAERERREREERLRHTRNPAVRGLPSTASGRIRGTQDVAPPTPLTPTSHAANTSPRPVSGMERERKVSMRLHRGAPVNISSSDLTGRQDTSRMSTSQIPARVTTSVLQSAVHR
- the CSNK1D gene encoding casein kinase I isoform X1, which encodes MELRVGNRYRLGRKIGSGSFGDIYLGTDIAAGEEVAIKLECVKTKHPQLHIESKIYKMMQGGVGIPTIKWCGAEGDYNVMVMELLGPSLEDLFNFCSRKFSLKTVLLLADQMISRIEYIHSKNFIHRDVKPDNFLMGLGKKGNLVYIIDFGLAKKYRDARTHQHIPYRENKNLTGTARYASINTHLGIEQSRRDDLESLGYVLMYFNLGSLPWQGLKAATKRQKYERISEKKMSTPIEVLCKGYPSEFATYLNFCRSLRFDDKPDYSYLRQLFRNLFHRQGFSYDYVFDWNMLKFGASRAAEDAERERREREERLRHTRNPAVRGLPSTASGRIRGTQDVAPPTPLTPTSHAANTSPRPVSGMERERKVSMRLHRGAPVNISSSDLTGRQDTSRMSTSQIPARVTTSVLQSAVHR